One segment of Rosa chinensis cultivar Old Blush chromosome 6, RchiOBHm-V2, whole genome shotgun sequence DNA contains the following:
- the LOC112170944 gene encoding zinc finger protein 62 homolog isoform X1 encodes MDTDHKETQVLLPNSIDLQQPTKMPTPPEALEQAQHREVSPPLNHICDICHKGFRSGQALGGHKSMHFRESEAIITSATTSTSDPICCLVCGKNFLSKKSLFRHLRSHTGNLSPRAGYNSGNSSSTVSDEPTFDDGKCDGVDSGSRFDLSKTLPAGWSITRRRKRNALGTSASDCSGSDETAGNSGLDLSPKLELVTVDPKLEAEEFSGLVMLAQVCAEEASRRNLINNNQVYQNGQIEIRYVAIECKRRRLNDGYERRWSAADHYGYNCNDIDSDFRCKLCNKTFTSYQALGGHMSSHYRLKINSKDHDHAQFNFEQHNEQHSLLPQVVSTYSCNVCDKTFSGYQALGAHILSHCKDVNDNNTHNSAHNRVIKDNNVPEPRQVELHSCGVCNKEFTSYQALGGHKSSHTKYNNNNNMDRDQSNSDISTGGAEDKNERQKLYVTVPHQCEECKKTFPTGQALGGHKRLHWKGPTGATAKPSQQSSARRPLEFDLNEIPSMEDEDEINVPSVLLQL; translated from the coding sequence ATGGATACTGATCACAAAGAAACTCAGGTGCTTCTTCCCAACTCCATTGATCTACAACAACCCACTAAGATGCCAACTCCGCCGGAGGCTTTAGAGCAAGCCCAGCACCGTGAAGTTTCTCCTCCATTGAATCACATATGTGATATTTGCCACAAGGGATTTCGGTCCGGCCAAGCCTTGGGAGGTCACAAGAGTATGCACTTTCGCGAGAGCGAGGCCATCATCACTAGTGCTACTACCAGTACCAGTGATCCAATTTGTTGTCTCGTTTGTGGGAAGAACTTCCTCTCCAAGAAATCGCTGTTTCGACACCTGAGGTCACACACTGGAAACCTGTCCCCTCGGGCGGGCTATAACAGCGGCAACTCTTCTTCCACTGTGTCAGATGAGCCTACGTTTGATGATGGCAAATGTGATGGGGTTGATTCGGGTTCGCGTTTTGATCTGTCCAAGACTCTACCTGCAGGTTGGTCTATCACTAGAAGGAGGAAAAGGAATGCCCTTGGTACCTCAGCCTCTGATTGCTCTGGCTCTGATGAAACTGCTGGCAACTCGGGGTTGGATTTGAGTCCCAAGTTGGAATTAGTAACTGTTGATCCGAAACTAGAAGCGGAGGAGTTCAGTGGTCTTGTGATGCTGGCTCAGGTCTGTGCCGAGGAGGCTAGTCGCAGAAATTTGATTAATAATAACCAGGTTTATCAGAATGGTCAGATCGAAATCAGGTATGTTGCAATCGAATGCAAGAGGAGGCGGCTGAATGATGGGTATGAAAGAAGATGGTCTGCAGCTGATCATTATGGTTACAATTGCAATGACATTGATTCTGATTTTAGATGCAAGCTTTGCAATAAAACATTCACAAGTTACCAAGCTTTGGGAGGTCACATGTCAAGCCATTACCGGCTCAAGATCAACTCAAAGGATCATGATCATGCCCAATTTAACTTCGAACAACACAATGAACAAcattctcttcttcctcaagtGGTTAGCACATACAGCTGCAATGTTTGCGATAAAACATTCTCAGGTTACCAAGCCTTGGGAGCGCACATCTTAAGCCATTGCAAGGATGTGAACGACAACAACACGCACAATTCAGCACATAACAGGGTTATTAAAGATAACAATGTGCCTGAGCCTCGTCAAGTTGAATTGCACAGTTGCGGTGTTTGCAATAAAGAATTCACAAGTTACCAAGCTTTGGGAGGACACAAGTCAAGCCATACGAAGTACAATAACAACAATAATATGGATCGAGATCAATCTAATTCTGATATATCAACCGGTGGTGCTGAAGATAAGAATGAACGTCAAAAACTCTATGTAACAGTACCTCACCAATGCGAAGAATGCAAGAAGACTTTTCCAACAGGTCAGGCTTTGGGGGGTCATAAGAGGCTTCATTGGAAGGGCCCAACTGGAGCTACAGCGAAACCGAGTCAGCAGAGTAGTGCTCGTAGGCCGCTTGAATTTGACCTCAATGAGATTCCATCTATGGAGGATGAAGATGAAATAAATGTGCCGAGCGTCCTCTTGCAATTATAA
- the LOC112170944 gene encoding zinc finger protein ZAT9 isoform X2 produces the protein MPTPPEALEQAQHREVSPPLNHICDICHKGFRSGQALGGHKSMHFRESEAIITSATTSTSDPICCLVCGKNFLSKKSLFRHLRSHTGNLSPRAGYNSGNSSSTVSDEPTFDDGKCDGVDSGSRFDLSKTLPAGWSITRRRKRNALGTSASDCSGSDETAGNSGLDLSPKLELVTVDPKLEAEEFSGLVMLAQVCAEEASRRNLINNNQVYQNGQIEIRYVAIECKRRRLNDGYERRWSAADHYGYNCNDIDSDFRCKLCNKTFTSYQALGGHMSSHYRLKINSKDHDHAQFNFEQHNEQHSLLPQVVSTYSCNVCDKTFSGYQALGAHILSHCKDVNDNNTHNSAHNRVIKDNNVPEPRQVELHSCGVCNKEFTSYQALGGHKSSHTKYNNNNNMDRDQSNSDISTGGAEDKNERQKLYVTVPHQCEECKKTFPTGQALGGHKRLHWKGPTGATAKPSQQSSARRPLEFDLNEIPSMEDEDEINVPSVLLQL, from the coding sequence ATGCCAACTCCGCCGGAGGCTTTAGAGCAAGCCCAGCACCGTGAAGTTTCTCCTCCATTGAATCACATATGTGATATTTGCCACAAGGGATTTCGGTCCGGCCAAGCCTTGGGAGGTCACAAGAGTATGCACTTTCGCGAGAGCGAGGCCATCATCACTAGTGCTACTACCAGTACCAGTGATCCAATTTGTTGTCTCGTTTGTGGGAAGAACTTCCTCTCCAAGAAATCGCTGTTTCGACACCTGAGGTCACACACTGGAAACCTGTCCCCTCGGGCGGGCTATAACAGCGGCAACTCTTCTTCCACTGTGTCAGATGAGCCTACGTTTGATGATGGCAAATGTGATGGGGTTGATTCGGGTTCGCGTTTTGATCTGTCCAAGACTCTACCTGCAGGTTGGTCTATCACTAGAAGGAGGAAAAGGAATGCCCTTGGTACCTCAGCCTCTGATTGCTCTGGCTCTGATGAAACTGCTGGCAACTCGGGGTTGGATTTGAGTCCCAAGTTGGAATTAGTAACTGTTGATCCGAAACTAGAAGCGGAGGAGTTCAGTGGTCTTGTGATGCTGGCTCAGGTCTGTGCCGAGGAGGCTAGTCGCAGAAATTTGATTAATAATAACCAGGTTTATCAGAATGGTCAGATCGAAATCAGGTATGTTGCAATCGAATGCAAGAGGAGGCGGCTGAATGATGGGTATGAAAGAAGATGGTCTGCAGCTGATCATTATGGTTACAATTGCAATGACATTGATTCTGATTTTAGATGCAAGCTTTGCAATAAAACATTCACAAGTTACCAAGCTTTGGGAGGTCACATGTCAAGCCATTACCGGCTCAAGATCAACTCAAAGGATCATGATCATGCCCAATTTAACTTCGAACAACACAATGAACAAcattctcttcttcctcaagtGGTTAGCACATACAGCTGCAATGTTTGCGATAAAACATTCTCAGGTTACCAAGCCTTGGGAGCGCACATCTTAAGCCATTGCAAGGATGTGAACGACAACAACACGCACAATTCAGCACATAACAGGGTTATTAAAGATAACAATGTGCCTGAGCCTCGTCAAGTTGAATTGCACAGTTGCGGTGTTTGCAATAAAGAATTCACAAGTTACCAAGCTTTGGGAGGACACAAGTCAAGCCATACGAAGTACAATAACAACAATAATATGGATCGAGATCAATCTAATTCTGATATATCAACCGGTGGTGCTGAAGATAAGAATGAACGTCAAAAACTCTATGTAACAGTACCTCACCAATGCGAAGAATGCAAGAAGACTTTTCCAACAGGTCAGGCTTTGGGGGGTCATAAGAGGCTTCATTGGAAGGGCCCAACTGGAGCTACAGCGAAACCGAGTCAGCAGAGTAGTGCTCGTAGGCCGCTTGAATTTGACCTCAATGAGATTCCATCTATGGAGGATGAAGATGAAATAAATGTGCCGAGCGTCCTCTTGCAATTATAA